From Candoia aspera isolate rCanAsp1 chromosome 4, rCanAsp1.hap2, whole genome shotgun sequence, a single genomic window includes:
- the NFE2L1 gene encoding endoplasmic reticulum membrane sensor NFE2L1 isoform X1, translating to MLSLKKYFTEGLIQFTILLSLIGVRVDVDTYLNSHLPPLREIFLGQSSAYTQTQFHNLRNTLDGYVIHPKSVDLDYYFTARRLLNQVRALDRFQVPTTEVSAWLVHRDPEGSVSGAQPSTGISLENGSGLQNGTASDNVVRENGMEQGFGEELEDLGAVAPPMNGDLTKEDIDLIDILWRQDIDLGAGREIFDYSHRQKENDVDKEPNNGEECGDGWRNRGGSIADRTVVVDGETGESFPAQVPGVEDQTALSLEECLRLLEATFPFGENSEFPVADVPSLTDSLPNESGPSVVSDGLLSPLLTETELPFDLEQQWQDLMSIMETQSMEVNSTTAVDILYNSPSGDLLTANYSLAPSTPINQNVSLHQASLAGCTQDFPSLFSSEIESPSVAGGSALLQLVPDNSTGFNTTFGSTNLSGIFFPPQLNCTVNETSGPELPDPLGGLLDEAMLDEISLMDLAIEEGFNPVQASRLEEEFDSDSGLSLDSSHSPASLSSSEASSSSSASSSFSEEGAVGYNSDTENVDFEDAEGAVGYQPEYSKFCRMSYQNPPQLQYLPYLEHVGHNHTYNMAPRTLDTDESQPASVGKKSSKEKQADFLDKQMSRDEHRARAMKIPFPNEKIINLPVEEFNELLSKYQLSEAQLSLIRDIRRRGKNKMAAQNCRKRKLDTILNLERDVDDLQRDKSKLLREKVEFLRSIRQMKQKMQTLYQEVFGRLRDENGQPYSPNQYALQHASDGSVILIPRSLADQQGRRQERKQKDRRK from the exons ATGCTTTCTCTGAAGAAATATTTCACAGAAGGACTCATTCAGTTCACCATTCTTCTCAGCTTGATCGGCGTGAGGGTGGATGTAGATACTTATCTAAATTCACATCTCCCCCCCTTGCGGGAAATCTTTCTGGGCCAGAGCTCAGCTTACACTCAGACACAGTTTCACAACCTGCGGAACACCTTAGATGGCTATGTTATACATCCCAAAAGTGTAGATCTGGACTACTATTTTACAGCTCGACGGCTTCTCAACCAAGTGAGGGCCTTGGACAGGTTTCAGGTGCCCACCACTGAAGTCAGTGCTTGGCTGGTACATCGAGATCCTGAAGGTTCTGTCTCTGGTGCCCAACCCAGTACAGGCATTTCCCTTGAGAATGGCAGTGGCTTGCAAAATGGAACTGCTTCAGACAACGTAGTGAGAGAAAATGGAATGGAACAAGGATTTGGTGAAGAGTTGGAAGACCTAGGTGCAGTGGCTCCTCCAATGAATGGAGATCTAACTAAAGAG gaTATTGATTTAATTGATATCCTGTGGAGACAGGATATTGACCTTGGTGCTGGGCGTGAGATTTTTGACTACAGCCACCGCCAGAAGGAAAACGACGTGGATAAAGAACCAAATAACGGGGAGGAATGCGGGGATGGCTGGAGGAACAGAGGGGGCAGCATCGCTGACAGAACTGTGGTAGTGGATGGCGAGACAGGGGAGAGCTTCCCTGCACAG GTGCCTGGGGTTGAGGATCAGACAGCCTTGTCTTTGGAGGAGTGCCTTAGGCTGCTGGAGGCCACATTTCCCTTCGGGGAAAATTCAGAG TTTCCAGTTGCAGATGTTCCCAGCCTAACTGACTCTCTGCCTAACGAGAGTGGGCCTTCTGTCGTGTCAGACGGGCTCCTGTCTCCCCTTCTGACAGAGACAGAGTTGCCTTTTGATCTGGAGCAGCAGTGGCAGGACCTCATGTCTATCATGGAAACACAG AGCATGGAGGTAAACAGCACAACAGCTGTAGACATTCTGTACAACAGCCCAAGTGGAGATCTTCTGACAGCCAACTACAGCCTTGCCCCATCCACCCCTATTAACCAGAATGTCAGCCTGCATCAGGCGTCACTGGCTGGCTGCACACAAGACTTCCCTTCCCTGTTCAGCTCTGAAATTGAAAGTCCCTCAGTGGCTGGTGGCTCAGCTTTGTTGCAGCTGGTTCCTGATAACTCCACTGGCTTCAACACCACGTTTGGCTCTACCAACCTAAGTGGAATCTTTTTTCCTCCCCAGCTAAACTGCACTGTAAATGAAACATCTGGGCCTGAACTCCCAGATCCTCTTGGAGGGCTCCTGGATGAAGCCATGCTAGATGAGATAAGCTTAATGGATTTGGCTATTGAAGAAGGCTTCAACCCAGTGCAGGCATCCCGCTTGGAAGAAGAATTTGATTCCGACTCAGGGCTCTCTCTGGACTCAAGTCACAGCCCtgcttctctcagcagctcagaAGCATCCTCATCCTCTTcagcctcttcctctttttctgagGAAGGAGCTGTAGGCTACAATTCTGATACTGAAAATGTGGACTTTGAAGATGCAGAAGGAGCTGTTGGGTATCAGCCAGAATATAGCAAGTTCTGTCGGATGAGCTACCAGAATCCTCCTCAGTTGCAGTACCTGCCTTATCTTGAGCATGTGGGCCACAATCACACATACAACATGGCCCCTAGGACCTTAGACACTGATGAGTCCCAGCCAGCTAGTGTGGGAAAGAAGAGTTCCAAAGAGAAGCAGGCAGATTTTCTAGATAAGCAGATGAGTAGAGATGAACATAGAGCTCGAGCCATGAAGATTCCTTTTCCCAATGAAAAGATCATCAATTTGCCGGTAGAGGAATTCAATGAACTCCTGTCCAAGTATCAGTTGAGTGAAGCACAGCTGAGTCTAATCCGTGACATTCGCAGAAGGGGTAAGAATAAGATGGCAGCCCAGAATTGTCGTAAGAGAAAGCTGGACACTATCCTCAATCTGGAACGGGATGTAGATGATTTGCAGAGAGACAAGTCAAAGCTGCTCAGGGAGAAGGTGGAGTTCCTTAGGTCCATCCGCCAGATGAAGCAAAAGATGCAGACCCTCTACCAGGAGGTATTTGGCCGTCTGCGTGATGAGAATGGCCAGCCCTATTCCCCAAATCAGTATGCTCTACAGCATGCCAGTGATGGCAGTGTTATTCTAATACCACGCTCCTTGGCTGACCAGCAGGGGCGGCGTCAAGAGAGGAAacagaaagacaggaggaagtGA
- the NFE2L1 gene encoding endoplasmic reticulum membrane sensor NFE2L1 isoform X2, giving the protein MLSLKKYFTEGLIQFTILLSLIGVRVDVDTYLNSHLPPLREIFLGQSSAYTQTQFHNLRNTLDGYVIHPKSVDLDYYFTARRLLNQVRALDRFQVPTTEVSAWLVHRDPEGSVSGAQPSTGISLENGSGLQNGTASDNVVRENGMEQGFGEELEDLGAVAPPMNGDLTKEVPGVEDQTALSLEECLRLLEATFPFGENSEFPVADVPSLTDSLPNESGPSVVSDGLLSPLLTETELPFDLEQQWQDLMSIMETQSMEVNSTTAVDILYNSPSGDLLTANYSLAPSTPINQNVSLHQASLAGCTQDFPSLFSSEIESPSVAGGSALLQLVPDNSTGFNTTFGSTNLSGIFFPPQLNCTVNETSGPELPDPLGGLLDEAMLDEISLMDLAIEEGFNPVQASRLEEEFDSDSGLSLDSSHSPASLSSSEASSSSSASSSFSEEGAVGYNSDTENVDFEDAEGAVGYQPEYSKFCRMSYQNPPQLQYLPYLEHVGHNHTYNMAPRTLDTDESQPASVGKKSSKEKQADFLDKQMSRDEHRARAMKIPFPNEKIINLPVEEFNELLSKYQLSEAQLSLIRDIRRRGKNKMAAQNCRKRKLDTILNLERDVDDLQRDKSKLLREKVEFLRSIRQMKQKMQTLYQEVFGRLRDENGQPYSPNQYALQHASDGSVILIPRSLADQQGRRQERKQKDRRK; this is encoded by the exons ATGCTTTCTCTGAAGAAATATTTCACAGAAGGACTCATTCAGTTCACCATTCTTCTCAGCTTGATCGGCGTGAGGGTGGATGTAGATACTTATCTAAATTCACATCTCCCCCCCTTGCGGGAAATCTTTCTGGGCCAGAGCTCAGCTTACACTCAGACACAGTTTCACAACCTGCGGAACACCTTAGATGGCTATGTTATACATCCCAAAAGTGTAGATCTGGACTACTATTTTACAGCTCGACGGCTTCTCAACCAAGTGAGGGCCTTGGACAGGTTTCAGGTGCCCACCACTGAAGTCAGTGCTTGGCTGGTACATCGAGATCCTGAAGGTTCTGTCTCTGGTGCCCAACCCAGTACAGGCATTTCCCTTGAGAATGGCAGTGGCTTGCAAAATGGAACTGCTTCAGACAACGTAGTGAGAGAAAATGGAATGGAACAAGGATTTGGTGAAGAGTTGGAAGACCTAGGTGCAGTGGCTCCTCCAATGAATGGAGATCTAACTAAAGAG GTGCCTGGGGTTGAGGATCAGACAGCCTTGTCTTTGGAGGAGTGCCTTAGGCTGCTGGAGGCCACATTTCCCTTCGGGGAAAATTCAGAG TTTCCAGTTGCAGATGTTCCCAGCCTAACTGACTCTCTGCCTAACGAGAGTGGGCCTTCTGTCGTGTCAGACGGGCTCCTGTCTCCCCTTCTGACAGAGACAGAGTTGCCTTTTGATCTGGAGCAGCAGTGGCAGGACCTCATGTCTATCATGGAAACACAG AGCATGGAGGTAAACAGCACAACAGCTGTAGACATTCTGTACAACAGCCCAAGTGGAGATCTTCTGACAGCCAACTACAGCCTTGCCCCATCCACCCCTATTAACCAGAATGTCAGCCTGCATCAGGCGTCACTGGCTGGCTGCACACAAGACTTCCCTTCCCTGTTCAGCTCTGAAATTGAAAGTCCCTCAGTGGCTGGTGGCTCAGCTTTGTTGCAGCTGGTTCCTGATAACTCCACTGGCTTCAACACCACGTTTGGCTCTACCAACCTAAGTGGAATCTTTTTTCCTCCCCAGCTAAACTGCACTGTAAATGAAACATCTGGGCCTGAACTCCCAGATCCTCTTGGAGGGCTCCTGGATGAAGCCATGCTAGATGAGATAAGCTTAATGGATTTGGCTATTGAAGAAGGCTTCAACCCAGTGCAGGCATCCCGCTTGGAAGAAGAATTTGATTCCGACTCAGGGCTCTCTCTGGACTCAAGTCACAGCCCtgcttctctcagcagctcagaAGCATCCTCATCCTCTTcagcctcttcctctttttctgagGAAGGAGCTGTAGGCTACAATTCTGATACTGAAAATGTGGACTTTGAAGATGCAGAAGGAGCTGTTGGGTATCAGCCAGAATATAGCAAGTTCTGTCGGATGAGCTACCAGAATCCTCCTCAGTTGCAGTACCTGCCTTATCTTGAGCATGTGGGCCACAATCACACATACAACATGGCCCCTAGGACCTTAGACACTGATGAGTCCCAGCCAGCTAGTGTGGGAAAGAAGAGTTCCAAAGAGAAGCAGGCAGATTTTCTAGATAAGCAGATGAGTAGAGATGAACATAGAGCTCGAGCCATGAAGATTCCTTTTCCCAATGAAAAGATCATCAATTTGCCGGTAGAGGAATTCAATGAACTCCTGTCCAAGTATCAGTTGAGTGAAGCACAGCTGAGTCTAATCCGTGACATTCGCAGAAGGGGTAAGAATAAGATGGCAGCCCAGAATTGTCGTAAGAGAAAGCTGGACACTATCCTCAATCTGGAACGGGATGTAGATGATTTGCAGAGAGACAAGTCAAAGCTGCTCAGGGAGAAGGTGGAGTTCCTTAGGTCCATCCGCCAGATGAAGCAAAAGATGCAGACCCTCTACCAGGAGGTATTTGGCCGTCTGCGTGATGAGAATGGCCAGCCCTATTCCCCAAATCAGTATGCTCTACAGCATGCCAGTGATGGCAGTGTTATTCTAATACCACGCTCCTTGGCTGACCAGCAGGGGCGGCGTCAAGAGAGGAAacagaaagacaggaggaagtGA
- the NFE2L1 gene encoding endoplasmic reticulum membrane sensor NFE2L1 isoform X3, whose product MMAVGGGKMSGAPRQQRWPRKGSGEEGPHPIQNEGRHLEDIDLIDILWRQDIDLGAGREIFDYSHRQKENDVDKEPNNGEECGDGWRNRGGSIADRTVVVDGETGESFPAQVPGVEDQTALSLEECLRLLEATFPFGENSEFPVADVPSLTDSLPNESGPSVVSDGLLSPLLTETELPFDLEQQWQDLMSIMETQSMEVNSTTAVDILYNSPSGDLLTANYSLAPSTPINQNVSLHQASLAGCTQDFPSLFSSEIESPSVAGGSALLQLVPDNSTGFNTTFGSTNLSGIFFPPQLNCTVNETSGPELPDPLGGLLDEAMLDEISLMDLAIEEGFNPVQASRLEEEFDSDSGLSLDSSHSPASLSSSEASSSSSASSSFSEEGAVGYNSDTENVDFEDAEGAVGYQPEYSKFCRMSYQNPPQLQYLPYLEHVGHNHTYNMAPRTLDTDESQPASVGKKSSKEKQADFLDKQMSRDEHRARAMKIPFPNEKIINLPVEEFNELLSKYQLSEAQLSLIRDIRRRGKNKMAAQNCRKRKLDTILNLERDVDDLQRDKSKLLREKVEFLRSIRQMKQKMQTLYQEVFGRLRDENGQPYSPNQYALQHASDGSVILIPRSLADQQGRRQERKQKDRRK is encoded by the exons ATGATGGCTGTAGGAGGGGGGAAGATGTCTGGAGCACCACGGCAGCAGAGATGGCCGAGAAAAGGATCAGGGGAGGAGGGACCACACCCCATTCAGAATGAAGGGCGGCACTTAGAG gaTATTGATTTAATTGATATCCTGTGGAGACAGGATATTGACCTTGGTGCTGGGCGTGAGATTTTTGACTACAGCCACCGCCAGAAGGAAAACGACGTGGATAAAGAACCAAATAACGGGGAGGAATGCGGGGATGGCTGGAGGAACAGAGGGGGCAGCATCGCTGACAGAACTGTGGTAGTGGATGGCGAGACAGGGGAGAGCTTCCCTGCACAG GTGCCTGGGGTTGAGGATCAGACAGCCTTGTCTTTGGAGGAGTGCCTTAGGCTGCTGGAGGCCACATTTCCCTTCGGGGAAAATTCAGAG TTTCCAGTTGCAGATGTTCCCAGCCTAACTGACTCTCTGCCTAACGAGAGTGGGCCTTCTGTCGTGTCAGACGGGCTCCTGTCTCCCCTTCTGACAGAGACAGAGTTGCCTTTTGATCTGGAGCAGCAGTGGCAGGACCTCATGTCTATCATGGAAACACAG AGCATGGAGGTAAACAGCACAACAGCTGTAGACATTCTGTACAACAGCCCAAGTGGAGATCTTCTGACAGCCAACTACAGCCTTGCCCCATCCACCCCTATTAACCAGAATGTCAGCCTGCATCAGGCGTCACTGGCTGGCTGCACACAAGACTTCCCTTCCCTGTTCAGCTCTGAAATTGAAAGTCCCTCAGTGGCTGGTGGCTCAGCTTTGTTGCAGCTGGTTCCTGATAACTCCACTGGCTTCAACACCACGTTTGGCTCTACCAACCTAAGTGGAATCTTTTTTCCTCCCCAGCTAAACTGCACTGTAAATGAAACATCTGGGCCTGAACTCCCAGATCCTCTTGGAGGGCTCCTGGATGAAGCCATGCTAGATGAGATAAGCTTAATGGATTTGGCTATTGAAGAAGGCTTCAACCCAGTGCAGGCATCCCGCTTGGAAGAAGAATTTGATTCCGACTCAGGGCTCTCTCTGGACTCAAGTCACAGCCCtgcttctctcagcagctcagaAGCATCCTCATCCTCTTcagcctcttcctctttttctgagGAAGGAGCTGTAGGCTACAATTCTGATACTGAAAATGTGGACTTTGAAGATGCAGAAGGAGCTGTTGGGTATCAGCCAGAATATAGCAAGTTCTGTCGGATGAGCTACCAGAATCCTCCTCAGTTGCAGTACCTGCCTTATCTTGAGCATGTGGGCCACAATCACACATACAACATGGCCCCTAGGACCTTAGACACTGATGAGTCCCAGCCAGCTAGTGTGGGAAAGAAGAGTTCCAAAGAGAAGCAGGCAGATTTTCTAGATAAGCAGATGAGTAGAGATGAACATAGAGCTCGAGCCATGAAGATTCCTTTTCCCAATGAAAAGATCATCAATTTGCCGGTAGAGGAATTCAATGAACTCCTGTCCAAGTATCAGTTGAGTGAAGCACAGCTGAGTCTAATCCGTGACATTCGCAGAAGGGGTAAGAATAAGATGGCAGCCCAGAATTGTCGTAAGAGAAAGCTGGACACTATCCTCAATCTGGAACGGGATGTAGATGATTTGCAGAGAGACAAGTCAAAGCTGCTCAGGGAGAAGGTGGAGTTCCTTAGGTCCATCCGCCAGATGAAGCAAAAGATGCAGACCCTCTACCAGGAGGTATTTGGCCGTCTGCGTGATGAGAATGGCCAGCCCTATTCCCCAAATCAGTATGCTCTACAGCATGCCAGTGATGGCAGTGTTATTCTAATACCACGCTCCTTGGCTGACCAGCAGGGGCGGCGTCAAGAGAGGAAacagaaagacaggaggaagtGA